The following proteins come from a genomic window of Balearica regulorum gibbericeps isolate bBalReg1 chromosome 9, bBalReg1.pri, whole genome shotgun sequence:
- the IL12A gene encoding interleukin-12 subunit alpha has protein sequence MEQRGGAGSAGSAGSSGQAAPRSAAVRRCRQRAGPWALLPALCLALALPPPARALALPPPPLRHRLSDGLSRSREMLAAANASLHRLKELGTLGFECTLEEVDLEDITKNQINTIKACTSEDPGTGNCPALERSAFDTSKCLQGIYEDLHAYRAELKNFNDQNVLATIDEMMKALKTSSGSAPQPSAGAGLTSFKERMRLCSILHAFRIRTVTINRMMNYLAAPESSL, from the exons ATGGAGCAGCGCGGCGGtgcgggcagcgcgggcagcgcgggcagcagcgggcaggcagcgccGCGTAGCGCCGCGGTCCGGCgctgcaggcagcgggcagggccCTGGGCGCTGCTGCCCGCACTCTGCCTGGCGCTGGCcctgccgccccccgcccgggcgctggcgctgccgccgccgcccctccgCCACCGCCTCTCCGACGGGCTGAGCCGCTCCCGGGAGATGCTGGCGGCCGCCAACGCCTCCCTCCACCGGCTGAAG GAGCTCGGCACGCTGGGATTTGAATGTACCCTTGAAGAGGTCGATCTTGAAGATATCACTAAGAATCAAATCAACACGATAAAAGCTTGCACATCTGAAGATccaggg ACTGGAAACTGTCCAGCACTAGAAAGATCTGCTTTTGATACG AGTAAATGCCTGCAGGGCATCTATGAGGATCTGCATGCCTACAGGGCAGAGCTGAAGAACTTCAATGATCAAAACGTGCTGGCAACTATCGATGAAATGATGAAA GCGCTGAAGACCAGCAGCGGGAGCGCGCCGCAGCCGTCGGCAGGCGCGGGGCTGACCTCCTTCAAGGAGAGGATGAGGCTCTGCAGCATCCTTCACGCCTTCCGAATCCGCACGGTCACCATCAACAGGATGATGAACTACCTGGCGGCTCCGGAGAGCTCGCTGTAA